Proteins encoded by one window of Cannabis sativa cultivar Pink pepper isolate KNU-18-1 chromosome 4, ASM2916894v1, whole genome shotgun sequence:
- the LOC115713018 gene encoding chaperone protein dnaJ A6, chloroplastic, whose protein sequence is MAIVPSGSTCAAQWGIRPQPMLKHGTNKMTSQCCVRSKICNFGAPASSFFSQDSLHALSSSVSSQTSQRRRGARFIVRADADFYSILGVSKNASKSEIKSAYRKLARSYHPDVNKEPGAEQKFKDISNAYEVLSDDEKRSLYDRYGEAGLKGAGMGTGDFSNPFDLFESLFEGMGGMGGMGGMGGRSRSRAADGQDEYYNLVLNFKEAVFGVEKEIEISRLESCGTCNGSGAKPGTTPSRCSTCGGQGQVVSSARTPLGVFQQVMTCSTCGGTGEMSTPCNTCSGDGRVRRTKRISLKVPAGVDSGSRLRVRNEGNAGRRGGSPGDLFVIIEVIPDPILRRDDTNILYTCKVSYIDAILGTTIKVPTVDGMVDLKIPAGTQPNTTLVMAKKGVPLLNKNNMRGDQLVRVQVEIPKRLSSDEKKLIEELADLSKGKAASRR, encoded by the exons ATGGCAATTGTACCTTCTGGAAGTACTTGTGCTGCTCAATGGGGCATTCGTCCTCAGCCTATGTTGAAGCATGGCACTAATAAGATGACATCCCAATGTTG TGTTAGAAGCAAAATATGCAATTTCGGGGCACCAGCATCAAGCTTCTTTTCTCAGGATTCCTTGCATGCTCTGTCATCTTCAGTGTCATCTCAAACTTCACAGCGCCGTAGGGGAGCAAGATTTATAGTTAGAGCAGATGCT GACTTCTATTCAATCCTTGGCGTGTCAAAAAACGCCAGCAAATCTGAAATTAAAAGCG CTTATAGGAAACTTGCAAGGAGTTATCATCCAGATGTAAACAA AGAACCAGGGGCAGAACAGAAGTTTAAGGACATAAGTAATGCATATGag GTTCTGTCCGATGATGAAAAGAGATCTCTATATGACAGATATGGAGAGGCTGGACTAAAAGGTGCTGGCATGGGCACTGGG GATTTCAGCAATCCTTTTGATCTATTTGAATCGCTATTTGAAGGCATGGGTGGTATGGGTGGGATGGGTGGTATGGGGGGAAGATCTAGGAGTAGAGCAGCTGATGGCCAGGATGAATATTACAATCTTGTCTTGAACTTCAAGGAAGCAGTTTTTGGGGTTGAAAAAGAGATTGAAATAAGTCGTCTAGAGAGCTGTGGAACTTGCAATGGTTCTGGTGCGAAACCAGGCACCACTCCATCCAGATGTAGCACCTGCGGTGGGCAAGGTCAGGTTGTCTCATCAGCAAGGACACCATTAGGTGTCTTCCAGCAAGTTATGACATGTTCTACCTGTGGTGGAACTGGGGAAATGTCCACTCCTTGCAACACATGTTCTGGGGATGGTCGAGTTAGGCGAACAAAGCGGATTAGTCTGAAAGTTCCAGCTGGTGTGGATTCTGGAAGCCGATTGAGAGTCCGGAATGAAGGAAATGCTGGGAGACGTGGTGGATCTCCTGGTGACTTATTTGTTATTATTGAAGTTATACCAGACCCTATCCTTAGACGTGATGACACCAACATTTTATACACCTGCAAGGTGTCTTACATCGATGCAATCTTGGGGACTACAATCAAGGTTCCAACAGTTGATGGCATGGTTGATTTGAAGATCCCAGCTGGTACCCAACCAAACACTACCCTTGTGATGGCAAAGAAAGGTGTCCCTCTTCTAAATAAAAACAACATGAGAGGTGATCAGCTGGTTCGGGTGCAGGTCGAAATACCAAAAAGATTAAGCAGTGATGAGAAGAAGCTAATTGAGGAACTTGCAGACCTAAGCAAGGGTAAGGCTGCCAGTAGAAGATAG